The following are encoded together in the Thermomonas brevis genome:
- a CDS encoding DUF4845 domain-containing protein, giving the protein MKQTQRGMTMLGFLMVLCLGIFFAFCAMKIVPMYIEYYSVKKMLATISKNPEAANGSKEKIRDLFRRGLEIDYVKVIKPDMLKIESTDGGMKMIVDYERRENLMANLDVVGKFHAEQVMARGAGGY; this is encoded by the coding sequence ATGAAGCAGACGCAACGCGGCATGACCATGCTGGGATTCCTGATGGTGCTGTGCCTTGGCATTTTCTTCGCCTTCTGCGCGATGAAGATCGTGCCGATGTACATCGAGTACTACTCGGTCAAGAAGATGCTGGCCACGATCTCGAAGAATCCCGAGGCAGCCAATGGCTCCAAGGAGAAGATCCGCGACTTGTTCCGCAGGGGTCTCGAGATCGACTACGTCAAGGTCATTAAGCCGGACATGCTGAAGATCGAGTCCACCGACGGCGGGATGAAGATGATCGTGGACTACGAACGCCGCGAAAACCTGATGGCGAATCTGGACGTGGTCGGCAAGTTCCACGCCGAACAGGTGATGGCGCGCGGTGCCGGGGGGTACTGA
- a CDS encoding Mth938-like domain-containing protein → MQLSLERPDYRYFLRGADGEGALVNERRLASSFIIAPDALVEDWPVCDARAMAASDLDALLALEPELVVLGTGATQAFPPAAVMAACLRRGIGLEAMTNAAAARTYAVLAGEGRRVVAGFLFP, encoded by the coding sequence ATGCAGCTGAGCCTCGAACGCCCGGACTACCGGTACTTCCTGCGCGGTGCGGACGGCGAAGGCGCGCTGGTCAACGAGCGCCGGCTGGCGTCGAGCTTCATCATCGCCCCCGATGCGCTGGTCGAGGACTGGCCGGTGTGCGACGCCCGCGCGATGGCGGCGTCCGACCTGGACGCCCTGCTGGCGCTGGAACCGGAGCTGGTCGTGCTGGGCACCGGCGCGACGCAGGCGTTCCCGCCGGCTGCGGTCATGGCCGCCTGCCTGCGGCGCGGGATCGGCCTGGAAGCGATGACCAACGCCGCCGCCGCGCGCACCTACGCGGTGCTGGCCGGGGAAGGCCGGCGGGTGGTGGCCGGGTTCCTGTTTCCCTGA
- the ftsH gene encoding ATP-dependent zinc metalloprotease FtsH → MNDLAKNLLLWVVVAAVLMVVFQSFSPKLAAGQDVVYSQFVQDVEADRIRTVDIASNERTISFVRTNGEKGTTTAPVRDKDLINDLIEHKVEIKQAPPESGFSFVSLVLNFLPVLLIIGFWLFMMRQMQGGGGSKGAMSFGRSRAKLLSDDQVKVTFADVAGCDEAKEDVAELVEFLRDPSRFQKLGGKIPRGVLMVGPPGTGKTLLAKAIAGEAKVPFFSISGSDFVEMFVGVGASRVRDMFEQAKKHAPCIIFIDEIDAVGRHRGAGLGGGHDEREQTLNQLLVEMDGFEGGEGVIVIAATNRPDVLDPALLRPGRFDRQVVVGLPDVKGREQILKVHMRKLPLADDVEPMTIARGTPGFSGADLANLCNEAALFAARENAKEVRMDHFDKARDKILMGAERRSMAMSEQEKTLTAYHEAGHAIVGRLVPEHDPVYKVTIIPRGRALGVTMYLPEGDKYSYNKIAIESQLASLYGGRVAEELIFGADKVTTGASNDIERATKMARNMVTKWGLSELGPITFGEEEDEVFLGRSVTQHKNVSDDTARRIDDVVRGILDRAYARTTQILTENIDKLHTMAKALLEYETIDVPQIDAIMDGRDVPPPMGWNKSGGSRTDAAPPAAPIGGPAAQT, encoded by the coding sequence ATGAACGATCTTGCGAAAAACCTGCTGCTCTGGGTGGTGGTCGCCGCCGTGCTGATGGTGGTGTTCCAGAGCTTTTCGCCGAAGCTGGCCGCCGGCCAGGACGTGGTCTATTCGCAGTTCGTGCAGGACGTCGAAGCCGACCGCATCCGGACGGTGGACATCGCCAGCAACGAGCGCACGATCAGCTTCGTGCGCACCAACGGCGAGAAGGGCACCACCACCGCGCCGGTGCGCGACAAGGACCTGATCAACGACCTGATCGAGCACAAGGTCGAGATCAAGCAGGCCCCGCCGGAGTCCGGTTTCTCGTTCGTGTCGCTGGTGCTGAACTTCCTGCCGGTGCTGCTGATCATCGGCTTCTGGCTGTTCATGATGCGGCAGATGCAGGGCGGCGGCGGAAGCAAGGGCGCGATGTCGTTCGGCCGCTCGCGCGCCAAGCTGCTGTCCGACGATCAGGTGAAGGTGACCTTCGCCGACGTCGCCGGCTGCGACGAGGCCAAGGAGGACGTGGCCGAGCTGGTCGAGTTCCTGCGCGATCCCTCGCGCTTCCAGAAGCTGGGCGGCAAGATCCCGCGCGGCGTGCTGATGGTCGGCCCGCCGGGCACCGGCAAGACCCTGCTGGCGAAGGCCATCGCCGGCGAAGCCAAGGTGCCGTTCTTCTCGATCTCCGGTTCCGATTTCGTCGAGATGTTCGTCGGCGTCGGCGCCTCGCGCGTGCGCGACATGTTCGAGCAGGCCAAGAAGCATGCGCCCTGCATCATCTTCATCGACGAGATCGACGCGGTCGGCCGCCACCGCGGCGCCGGCCTGGGCGGCGGCCACGACGAGCGCGAGCAGACCCTCAACCAGTTGCTGGTCGAGATGGACGGCTTCGAGGGCGGCGAGGGCGTGATCGTGATCGCCGCGACCAACCGCCCCGACGTGCTCGACCCGGCGCTGCTGCGCCCGGGCCGCTTCGACCGCCAGGTGGTCGTGGGCCTGCCCGACGTCAAGGGCCGCGAGCAGATTCTCAAGGTGCACATGCGCAAGCTGCCGCTGGCCGACGACGTCGAGCCGATGACCATCGCGCGCGGCACGCCGGGCTTCTCCGGCGCCGATCTCGCCAACCTCTGCAACGAGGCGGCGCTGTTCGCCGCGCGCGAGAACGCGAAGGAAGTCCGCATGGACCACTTCGACAAGGCGCGCGACAAGATCCTGATGGGCGCCGAGCGCCGCTCGATGGCGATGAGCGAGCAGGAGAAGACCCTGACCGCCTACCACGAGGCCGGCCACGCCATCGTCGGCCGGCTGGTGCCGGAGCACGACCCGGTCTACAAGGTCACGATTATTCCCAGAGGAAGAGCTTTGGGCGTGACCATGTACCTGCCGGAAGGCGACAAGTACAGCTACAACAAGATCGCCATCGAATCGCAGCTCGCCTCGCTGTACGGCGGCCGCGTGGCCGAGGAGCTGATCTTCGGCGCCGACAAGGTGACCACGGGCGCCTCCAACGACATCGAGCGCGCGACCAAGATGGCGCGCAACATGGTGACCAAGTGGGGCCTGTCCGAACTCGGCCCGATCACCTTCGGCGAGGAGGAGGACGAGGTGTTCCTGGGCCGCAGCGTGACCCAGCACAAGAACGTCTCCGACGACACCGCGCGCAGGATCGACGACGTGGTGCGCGGCATCCTCGACCGCGCCTACGCGCGCACCACCCAGATCCTGACCGAGAACATCGACAAGCTGCACACGATGGCGAAGGCGCTGCTGGAGTACGAAACCATCGATGTGCCGCAGATCGACGCGATCATGGACGGCCGCGACGTGCCGCCGCCGATGGGCTGGAACAAGTCCGGCGGCAGCCGCACCGACGCCGCGCCGCCGGCCGCGCCGATCGGCGGACCGGCCGCGCAGACCTGA
- the rnc gene encoding ribonuclease III — MPGGTEPTLRAFAGHAFAEPALLAQALTHRSAGSPHNERLEFLGDALVNQFVAEALYRYWPKADEGALTRARAELVRESALAGIARTLDIGPKLVLGPGEMKTGGHRRDSILADAVEAVVAAIYLDAGFERCREVVLPWFDTMIAALPPPNKVGKDAKTRLQEWLQGRQRPLPVYALLSEGGEDHARIFRVSCTLAEPAHATEGEGSSRRAAEQAAAGAMLEKLDAM, encoded by the coding sequence GTGCCGGGGGGTACTGAGCCGACGCTGCGCGCGTTCGCCGGTCACGCGTTCGCGGAACCGGCGCTGCTGGCGCAGGCGCTGACCCACCGCAGCGCCGGCAGCCCGCACAACGAACGGCTCGAATTCCTCGGCGACGCGCTGGTCAACCAGTTCGTCGCCGAGGCGCTGTACCGGTACTGGCCGAAGGCCGACGAAGGCGCGCTGACCCGCGCCCGCGCCGAGCTGGTGCGCGAATCCGCGCTGGCCGGCATCGCACGCACCCTCGACATCGGCCCGAAGCTGGTGCTCGGACCGGGCGAGATGAAGACCGGCGGCCATCGCCGCGATTCGATCCTGGCCGACGCGGTGGAGGCGGTGGTGGCGGCGATCTACCTGGACGCCGGCTTCGAGCGCTGTCGCGAGGTGGTGCTGCCGTGGTTCGATACGATGATCGCGGCGCTGCCGCCGCCGAACAAGGTCGGCAAGGACGCCAAGACCCGCCTGCAGGAATGGCTGCAGGGCCGCCAGCGGCCGTTGCCGGTGTACGCGCTGCTGTCGGAAGGCGGCGAGGACCACGCGCGGATCTTCCGCGTGTCCTGCACCCTGGCCGAACCTGCGCATGCCACCGAAGGCGAGGGCAGCTCGCGTCGCGCCGCCGAGCAGGCCGCCGCCGGCGCGATGCTGGAAAAGCTCGACGCCATGTAA
- the lepB gene encoding signal peptidase I has protein sequence MVWFETILVLLTALSGLVWLLDKLFLAKRRAAAAGPLDEAKEPLLVDYSKAFFPVLALVLGLRSFVAEPFRIPSSSMMPTLLIGDFILVNKFAYGLRLPINNRKFVEIGEPARGDVVVFRPPHHPREDWIKRVIGVPGDRIGYHDHKVSVNGQVLPYRVEGVYTGVGQGIGETGDTRLTEGLPGRPHFVLEREFSVADGDWTVPAGHYFVMGDNRGNSEDSRFWGFLPEANLRGKAFMVWMNFDTSADRWVDVSRIGTRIP, from the coding sequence ATGGTGTGGTTCGAAACGATCCTGGTCCTGCTGACCGCGCTGAGCGGCCTGGTCTGGCTGCTGGACAAGCTGTTCCTGGCCAAGCGCCGCGCCGCCGCCGCCGGCCCGCTGGACGAGGCCAAGGAGCCGCTGCTCGTCGACTACTCCAAGGCGTTCTTCCCGGTGCTGGCGCTGGTGCTGGGCCTGCGCAGCTTCGTCGCCGAGCCGTTCCGGATTCCCTCCAGTTCGATGATGCCGACCCTGCTGATCGGCGACTTCATCCTGGTCAACAAGTTCGCCTACGGCCTGCGGCTGCCGATCAACAACCGCAAGTTCGTGGAGATCGGCGAGCCGGCGCGCGGCGACGTGGTGGTGTTCCGCCCGCCGCACCACCCGCGCGAGGACTGGATCAAGCGGGTGATCGGCGTGCCCGGCGACCGCATCGGCTACCACGACCACAAGGTCAGCGTGAACGGGCAGGTGCTGCCGTACCGGGTGGAGGGCGTCTATACCGGGGTGGGGCAGGGCATCGGCGAGACCGGCGACACCCGGCTGACCGAGGGCCTGCCCGGCCGCCCGCATTTCGTGCTGGAGCGCGAGTTCAGCGTCGCCGATGGTGACTGGACGGTGCCGGCGGGGCATTATTTCGTGATGGGCGACAACCGCGGCAACAGCGAGGACAGCCGGTTCTGGGGGTTCCTGCCGGAAGCCAACCTGCGCGGCAAGGCGTTCATGGTGTGGATGAACTTCGACACCAGCGCCGACCGCTGGGTGGACGTTTCCCGCATCGGAACGCGTATTCCTTGA
- the folP gene encoding dihydropteroate synthase — translation MFDTSPQLDCNGRILRLDRPRVMGIVNVTPDSFSDGGAHFDAEAAIAHGLKLAEEGADILDVGGESTRPGAQAVSAEEELRRVIPVIERLAKDAALPISIDTSKPEVMRAAIEAGAGMVNDVYGLRREGALDAAAALGVPVVLMHMLGEPRSMQDAPEYDDVVGEVHRFLAERIFAAEMAGIAKKNILIDPGFGFGKTTAHNLQLLAQLRRFTELGVPVLAGLSRKRSIGELTGRSDPRERAAGSVAAHLIAAQNGAMLLRVHDVAATVDALKVWNAVAAVPAPRKDAGKPTIVWPDD, via the coding sequence ATGTTCGACACCTCCCCGCAGCTCGACTGCAACGGCCGCATCCTCCGGCTCGACCGCCCGCGGGTGATGGGCATCGTCAACGTCACCCCGGATTCGTTCTCCGACGGTGGCGCGCATTTCGACGCCGAAGCGGCCATCGCGCACGGCTTGAAGCTGGCGGAGGAGGGCGCGGACATCCTCGACGTCGGCGGCGAATCCACGCGGCCCGGCGCGCAGGCGGTTTCCGCCGAGGAGGAACTGCGCCGGGTGATCCCCGTCATCGAACGGTTGGCAAAGGACGCCGCGCTGCCGATCAGCATCGACACCAGCAAGCCCGAGGTCATGCGCGCGGCGATCGAAGCCGGCGCCGGCATGGTCAACGACGTGTACGGCCTGCGCCGCGAAGGCGCTCTGGACGCGGCGGCGGCGCTGGGCGTGCCGGTGGTGCTGATGCACATGCTGGGTGAACCGCGCTCGATGCAGGACGCGCCGGAGTACGACGACGTGGTCGGCGAGGTGCACCGCTTCCTCGCCGAGCGCATCTTCGCCGCCGAGATGGCCGGCATCGCGAAGAAAAACATCCTGATCGATCCCGGCTTCGGCTTCGGCAAGACCACCGCGCACAACCTGCAACTGCTGGCGCAGCTGCGGCGCTTCACCGAGCTCGGCGTGCCGGTGCTGGCGGGGCTGTCGCGCAAGCGCAGCATCGGCGAGCTGACCGGCCGCAGCGACCCGCGCGAACGCGCGGCGGGCTCGGTGGCCGCGCATCTCATCGCCGCGCAGAACGGCGCGATGCTGCTGCGCGTGCACGACGTGGCGGCGACGGTGGATGCGCTGAAGGTGTGGAACGCCGTGGCGGCGGTGCCGGCGCCGCGCAAGGACGCGGGCAAGCCCACCATCGTCTGGCCCGACGACTAG
- the era gene encoding GTPase Era: MNASSRSGAVAVIGRPNVGKSTLVNALVGAKVSITSNRPQTTRHRLLGIATFPGGQLQLVDTPGIHGEQGKRSGKAMNRMMNRAARGALEGVDAALLVIEAGRWDNEDGLAFDALRDAGLPVVLVVNQVDKVKDKTALLPFIAKVTDGREFAAVVPLSALKRSGLEPLVATLLDLMPEAAPMYGEDEITDKSQRFLAGEMIREQLMRQLGAELPYATTVEVEKFEEEPSPQAGVMYRIDAVIWVERDSQKAIVIGKGGERLREIGKRAREQMERLFDAKVFLQTWVRVREGWSDDEAALRALGYHD; this comes from the coding sequence ATGAACGCATCTTCCCGCAGCGGCGCGGTGGCCGTGATCGGCCGCCCCAACGTCGGCAAATCCACCTTGGTCAACGCCCTGGTCGGCGCCAAGGTCAGCATCACCTCCAACCGCCCGCAGACCACGCGGCACCGCCTGCTCGGCATCGCCACCTTCCCCGGCGGCCAGCTGCAGCTGGTGGACACGCCCGGCATCCACGGCGAGCAGGGCAAGCGCTCCGGCAAGGCGATGAACCGGATGATGAACCGCGCGGCGCGCGGCGCGCTGGAAGGCGTGGACGCGGCGCTGCTGGTGATCGAGGCCGGACGCTGGGACAACGAGGACGGGCTGGCCTTCGACGCCCTGCGCGACGCCGGACTGCCGGTGGTGCTGGTGGTCAACCAGGTGGACAAGGTCAAGGACAAGACCGCGCTGCTGCCGTTCATCGCCAAGGTGACGGACGGCCGCGAGTTCGCCGCCGTGGTGCCGCTGTCCGCGCTCAAGCGCAGCGGGCTGGAGCCGCTGGTGGCGACGCTGCTGGACCTGATGCCGGAGGCCGCGCCGATGTACGGCGAGGACGAGATCACCGACAAGAGCCAGCGCTTTCTGGCCGGCGAGATGATCCGCGAGCAGCTGATGCGTCAGCTCGGCGCCGAGCTGCCTTACGCCACCACGGTGGAGGTGGAGAAGTTCGAGGAGGAGCCCTCGCCGCAGGCCGGCGTGATGTACCGCATCGACGCGGTGATCTGGGTCGAGCGCGACAGCCAGAAGGCCATCGTCATCGGCAAGGGCGGCGAGCGCCTGCGCGAGATCGGCAAGCGCGCCCGCGAGCAGATGGAGCGGCTGTTCGACGCCAAGGTGTTCCTGCAGACCTGGGTGCGCGTGCGCGAAGGCTGGAGCGACGACGAAGCGGCGCTGCGCGCGCTCGGCTACCACGACTGA
- the yhbY gene encoding ribosome assembly RNA-binding protein YhbY — MPIALTNAQIRFLRGQAHDLKAMLQVGGKGITDALVAEVDLALEHHELIKVKVAAEDRELRDAMIVDLAERTDAVLVQRIGHTAVLYRPAKEKRQIVLPRS; from the coding sequence ATGCCCATCGCCCTGACCAACGCCCAGATCCGCTTCCTGCGCGGGCAGGCGCACGACCTCAAGGCGATGCTGCAGGTCGGTGGCAAGGGCATCACCGACGCGCTGGTGGCCGAGGTGGATCTGGCGCTGGAGCACCACGAGCTGATCAAGGTGAAGGTGGCGGCCGAGGACCGGGAGCTGCGCGACGCCATGATCGTCGACCTCGCCGAGCGCACCGACGCCGTGCTTGTGCAGCGCATCGGCCATACCGCCGTGCTCTACCGGCCGGCGAAGGAGAAACGGCAGATCGTGCTGCCGCGCTCCTGA
- the rnk gene encoding nucleoside diphosphate kinase regulator, translated as MNTASRERPALLLSRVDVERIEDLLERPQYRGLNTEALREELERAELVEPGDVPDDVITMNSTALVKVVDGQSEHEHELTLVYPRDADGGSDKVSILAPVGSALLGLRAGSSIDWPMPGGRSARLHVLSIRYQPEAAGELHR; from the coding sequence ATGAACACCGCCAGCCGTGAACGTCCCGCCCTGCTGCTGTCCCGCGTGGACGTGGAGCGGATCGAGGACCTGCTGGAGCGTCCGCAGTACCGCGGCCTGAACACCGAGGCCCTGCGCGAGGAGCTGGAGCGCGCCGAGCTGGTCGAACCCGGCGACGTGCCGGACGACGTCATCACCATGAACTCCACCGCGCTGGTGAAGGTGGTCGACGGCCAGAGCGAACACGAGCACGAGCTGACCTTGGTGTATCCGCGCGACGCCGATGGCGGCAGCGACAAGGTGTCGATCCTGGCCCCGGTCGGCAGCGCCCTGCTCGGCCTGCGCGCGGGCAGCAGCATCGACTGGCCGATGCCGGGCGGGCGCAGCGCGCGCCTGCACGTGCTGTCGATCCGCTACCAGCCGGAAGCGGCGGGCGAGTTGCACCGCTGA
- the rlmE gene encoding 23S rRNA (uridine(2552)-2'-O)-methyltransferase RlmE: MATRSKSSQRWLKEHFSDPYVKKAQAEGMRSRAAYKLEELVERDRLLKPGMVVVDLGAAPGGWSQWIRQELDRLSPNRPGRVIASDILEMPSLAGVEFLHGDFRDDAVLSRLLELLNGEQVDLVLSDMAPNKSGVDAVDQPRAMHLSELAMDFADGQLRTGGTFLIKLFQGTGFDAYVRELRRRYAKVVIRKPAASRQRSPEVYALATGKLAQMKQA; the protein is encoded by the coding sequence ATGGCGACCCGCAGCAAATCCAGCCAGCGCTGGCTCAAGGAACACTTTTCCGACCCCTACGTGAAGAAGGCGCAGGCGGAAGGGATGCGTTCGCGCGCCGCCTACAAGCTGGAGGAACTGGTCGAGCGCGACCGCCTGCTCAAGCCGGGCATGGTGGTGGTGGACCTCGGCGCGGCGCCGGGCGGCTGGTCGCAATGGATCCGCCAGGAGCTGGACCGGCTGTCGCCGAACAGGCCCGGCCGGGTCATCGCCAGCGACATCCTGGAGATGCCCTCGCTGGCCGGCGTCGAGTTCCTTCATGGCGACTTCAGGGACGATGCCGTCCTATCGAGGCTGCTGGAGCTGCTGAACGGGGAACAGGTCGACCTTGTCTTGTCCGACATGGCCCCCAATAAGAGCGGTGTGGATGCGGTGGACCAGCCGCGCGCGATGCACCTGTCCGAACTGGCGATGGATTTCGCCGACGGCCAGCTGCGGACCGGCGGCACGTTCCTGATCAAGCTGTTCCAGGGAACGGGATTCGACGCCTACGTGCGGGAACTGCGGCGGCGCTATGCCAAGGTGGTGATCCGCAAGCCGGCGGCCTCCCGCCAGCGGTCGCCGGAAGTGTACGCGCTGGCGACCGGCAAACTGGCGCAGATGAAGCAAGCGTAA